One stretch of Brevibacillus laterosporus DNA includes these proteins:
- a CDS encoding SDR family NAD(P)-dependent oxidoreductase — translation MSIQKQSQIILDMEQGLKGLEYIKEVRVVQEEKNIGNKILHAKDLIPTMMKNNTVKMDTQKTELLRQTERIENSLPLAISHGVELERTNSSPITLIDVLINVSTLEDKGISYILDNGDEIKCSYRQLFVQAKRIVKGLRKMGIKPQDPVIFQFQKNQNYVPMFWACVLGGYITVPIATSTSYAEKNADTTKLYNIWNMLDKPVIITDEELIGEVKKLSEVWETDELVISTAEQLLDNEEEQEFYAYKEEDFVLFLLTSGSTGLPKCVQHKNASIVARTMATAQFNQFDSNEVLLCWMPLEHVGGLVMYHILGVYLSCQQILPRVDSFITHPLNWLHWMDKYRATLTWAPNFAFSLINDQEKAIEEGNWDLSSVRHILNGGEAIVAKTAKRFLSLLRKHQLRDDCMYPSFGMSETSSGIVFSKTFRSEPQSGVHYVDKISFEDLLRFVDDTEKEHICFTEVGGPIPGVSVRIVDDNNQLLQENYIGRVQVTGPTIMAGYYQNQEANQEAFIGDGWFFTGDLGFLNEGRLTITGRQKDIIIMNGKNYYNYEIESLVESVYGVQSTFVAAAAFIDASKGVEELAIFFTPMNDIDERYEGFIITEMRRTVSRNLGITPKYIIPIQKETFSKTESGKIQRNKFIERLYAGEFNEVIKKIETQNEDVHHTFPEWMYIRKWEKSSISVLASPLPQETYLIFRDQLGLGEQWSSLSQNGSSTMIVVNQGERFKKLGRFHYEINQYEQSDYHLLCEELKKESLTIHHVLHLWTYQKDLDEAEKGLAYLKESQFIGSFSLIFLLQALHKQSVMPKTLTFVSSNVYSLENMEDSAYEKATIPGIIKTMKHEFPHTIAKFVDIDTNHHPYNALLALQAELGLPDEESVVIYSKGQRYIPKLQQINLQEAKKTPLPLVQKGFYVITGGLGGVGKQVAHYLIQQFDANVLLLGKTSLSRKNDKEDGIRGERSQVLHELEKLTTRKDQVIYRSTDLSDLTVMEEAVNETMLSMNVEKVDGIIHLAGIYYEKPLVEESIESMEKMFESKVAGTYLLGKLAEKYPEAILVTSSSSSGLLSGYGVGAYTSANMFVETYTDYLAHKRGGVHCFAWSLWNEVGLGQQFTDMKDLLMKRGHQPISPQKGLFSFELGLMLEHSMLYIGLNKGVSEIAALCSEEIEKETVTTVYFSATHNHFSLSEMYSMIRPHIVDEKENYTKVIFRQVDQLISDQSEEHIVSDTRRIEEEIRHLWSDILQVDQIQVFDSFFDLGGSSLKATQLLSSVQSRFGVTISLKVFFENPTIKGLIHRMGSLAESKSGIIRLHEPSKKKEKVIDLSSSQRGQWYLYQTLPKSPFYNITFTLTFEDNVNRQSLLKSIQAVIQSQEALRAEIRMIEDEPKLFIHDTYVVGIPIIDLSSYPLEQREQKLAALIDAEANTPFQIMNESLSRFTLIHVGDDVHILLGSMHHIISDGWSIHVFTKELLRYYQEIQEQGVVDIGELDYSYTNYLLDQKEWLRNENSEYAEQLYYWKETLANETAPLSLPIQLSRPAIQRYHGKTIEQLVTEDLTDKIMEASKNMKSTPYMFLLSTFAALLFRYSGQDTFRLGTVLANRNVPQTEKIIGYLANTVILSFDFTEELTFDQLLDKVRGTALEAHDNQNVPLETLLREMNVRHTADMSPLFQIVFTMQNAVQHLYQTDQMKTYLHIVSNLTSKYDLSLHVYEEEHQLRLKLEFNTDLFEEEQMKTFLGHYLNFLQVITNDKVHTG, via the coding sequence ATGAGTATACAAAAACAATCTCAGATCATTTTGGATATGGAACAGGGTCTCAAAGGTTTAGAATACATCAAAGAAGTTCGTGTAGTACAGGAAGAAAAAAATATAGGAAATAAAATTTTGCATGCAAAAGATTTGATTCCAACGATGATGAAAAACAACACAGTAAAAATGGATACACAAAAAACGGAGTTGCTTCGACAAACGGAACGGATAGAAAACTCTCTTCCTTTAGCGATTAGTCATGGAGTCGAATTGGAGAGAACGAATAGTAGCCCTATTACTCTCATTGACGTATTGATAAATGTCTCTACTTTGGAAGATAAGGGAATTAGCTATATTTTGGATAACGGAGATGAAATCAAATGTAGCTATCGACAATTGTTTGTCCAAGCTAAGCGTATAGTAAAGGGACTACGAAAAATGGGAATCAAGCCTCAAGATCCCGTAATTTTTCAGTTTCAAAAAAATCAAAATTACGTCCCCATGTTTTGGGCGTGCGTTCTAGGCGGATATATCACTGTACCCATTGCTACGTCCACCTCGTATGCAGAAAAGAATGCCGATACCACCAAGCTATATAATATTTGGAACATGCTAGATAAGCCAGTTATCATAACTGATGAAGAATTAATCGGGGAAGTTAAGAAGTTATCGGAAGTTTGGGAAACAGATGAGCTTGTAATTAGCACAGCGGAGCAATTATTGGATAATGAAGAGGAACAAGAGTTTTATGCTTACAAAGAGGAGGATTTTGTTTTATTTTTGTTAACATCGGGTAGTACGGGCTTACCTAAATGCGTGCAACATAAAAATGCTAGTATTGTGGCGCGCACAATGGCGACAGCACAATTTAATCAATTTGACAGTAATGAGGTTCTCTTGTGTTGGATGCCATTAGAGCATGTTGGTGGACTGGTCATGTACCATATCCTAGGCGTTTATTTATCCTGCCAACAAATTTTGCCACGAGTAGATTCGTTTATCACTCATCCGTTGAATTGGTTACACTGGATGGACAAGTATAGAGCTACGTTAACATGGGCTCCTAATTTCGCTTTTTCTCTAATAAATGACCAAGAAAAAGCTATTGAAGAAGGTAACTGGGATTTATCAAGTGTAAGGCACATATTAAATGGTGGAGAAGCGATTGTTGCTAAAACAGCCAAGCGATTTTTATCTTTACTACGTAAACACCAGCTTCGTGACGATTGCATGTACCCCTCTTTTGGAATGTCTGAAACATCTTCAGGTATCGTATTTTCCAAAACGTTCCGCAGCGAGCCTCAATCTGGAGTTCATTATGTCGATAAAATTTCATTTGAAGACTTACTTCGCTTTGTAGATGATACTGAAAAAGAACATATATGCTTTACAGAAGTAGGAGGACCGATACCAGGCGTAAGTGTTCGAATCGTTGATGATAATAATCAATTGTTACAAGAAAATTATATTGGCAGAGTTCAAGTCACGGGTCCTACTATCATGGCAGGTTATTATCAAAATCAAGAAGCCAATCAAGAAGCTTTTATTGGGGATGGCTGGTTCTTTACAGGAGATTTGGGCTTCCTAAATGAAGGAAGATTAACGATTACTGGTCGCCAAAAAGATATTATTATTATGAATGGTAAGAATTATTATAATTACGAAATAGAGTCATTAGTAGAAAGCGTCTACGGAGTTCAATCTACGTTCGTGGCCGCCGCAGCGTTCATTGACGCATCCAAAGGTGTAGAAGAGCTGGCGATTTTCTTTACTCCTATGAATGATATTGATGAAAGATATGAAGGATTTATTATTACGGAAATGAGAAGAACAGTTAGTAGAAACTTAGGTATAACACCTAAATATATCATCCCTATTCAGAAGGAAACCTTTTCAAAAACCGAATCTGGTAAAATTCAACGAAATAAGTTCATAGAGAGATTATATGCTGGTGAATTTAATGAGGTTATAAAGAAGATAGAAACGCAAAATGAGGATGTACATCATACCTTTCCAGAATGGATGTATATCAGAAAATGGGAAAAAAGCTCCATTTCAGTGCTTGCTTCTCCACTCCCTCAGGAAACGTATTTGATATTCCGAGACCAACTTGGGTTGGGTGAACAATGGTCTTCCTTGTCCCAAAATGGAAGTAGCACGATGATTGTAGTTAATCAAGGAGAAAGGTTCAAAAAACTGGGGCGTTTCCACTATGAAATAAACCAGTATGAGCAAAGTGATTATCATTTACTATGTGAGGAATTAAAAAAGGAATCATTGACGATTCATCATGTTCTGCATTTATGGACGTATCAAAAAGACTTGGATGAGGCAGAAAAAGGGCTTGCCTATTTGAAGGAGAGTCAATTTATAGGTAGCTTTAGCCTTATTTTTCTGTTACAGGCATTACATAAACAATCGGTCATGCCAAAAACCTTGACGTTCGTCTCTTCTAACGTATACTCGTTGGAAAATATGGAAGATTCAGCTTATGAAAAAGCAACAATTCCGGGTATCATTAAGACCATGAAGCATGAATTTCCTCATACTATCGCTAAATTTGTCGACATAGATACCAATCATCATCCTTATAATGCGCTGCTCGCATTGCAAGCGGAGTTGGGACTTCCAGACGAGGAAAGTGTGGTTATTTATTCTAAGGGGCAGCGATATATACCCAAACTACAACAGATAAATCTTCAAGAAGCTAAAAAAACACCATTACCATTGGTACAAAAAGGGTTCTATGTTATTACAGGAGGACTTGGTGGAGTAGGCAAACAAGTTGCTCACTATCTCATTCAACAGTTTGATGCAAATGTTTTGCTGCTTGGAAAAACCTCTCTTTCTAGAAAAAATGACAAGGAGGATGGTATACGGGGGGAACGTTCTCAAGTACTACATGAATTAGAGAAGCTGACTACTCGAAAAGATCAGGTTATTTATAGAAGCACTGATTTATCCGATTTGACGGTAATGGAAGAGGCAGTAAATGAAACAATGTTGTCCATGAATGTTGAAAAAGTGGATGGTATCATTCATTTAGCAGGCATTTATTATGAGAAACCCCTAGTAGAAGAATCTATCGAATCAATGGAAAAAATGTTTGAATCCAAAGTAGCTGGCACCTATCTATTGGGAAAATTAGCAGAGAAATATCCAGAAGCTATTCTGGTAACCTCTTCTTCCTCCAGTGGTTTGTTGTCAGGTTATGGGGTAGGAGCTTATACCTCTGCCAATATGTTTGTGGAGACATATACGGATTACTTGGCACACAAACGTGGAGGAGTACATTGTTTTGCATGGAGTTTATGGAATGAGGTTGGCTTGGGCCAACAATTTACAGATATGAAAGATTTACTGATGAAAAGAGGGCATCAACCGATTTCTCCACAAAAAGGACTTTTCTCATTCGAGTTAGGTTTGATGCTGGAACATAGTATGCTGTATATCGGGTTGAATAAAGGAGTTTCTGAGATTGCAGCGCTATGTTCTGAGGAGATTGAAAAGGAGACAGTAACAACTGTTTATTTTTCTGCCACCCATAATCATTTCTCTTTATCTGAAATGTACAGTATGATAAGACCGCACATCGTTGATGAAAAAGAAAATTACACCAAGGTTATTTTTAGGCAAGTCGATCAACTTATCTCAGATCAGTCTGAGGAACACATCGTAAGCGATACCCGACGAATAGAAGAGGAAATCAGGCACTTGTGGTCCGATATTTTACAAGTAGACCAAATCCAAGTTTTTGATAGTTTCTTTGATTTAGGAGGAAGTTCGCTTAAAGCCACCCAGTTACTATCATCTGTGCAGTCACGTTTTGGTGTGACGATCTCACTAAAAGTATTCTTTGAAAATCCTACAATTAAGGGATTAATTCATCGTATGGGAAGTCTAGCTGAGAGTAAGAGTGGCATTATACGTCTCCATGAACCATCTAAAAAGAAGGAAAAGGTAATCGACTTATCTTCATCACAAAGAGGCCAATGGTATTTATATCAGACCCTCCCAAAAAGTCCTTTTTACAACATCACGTTTACTCTTACGTTCGAGGACAATGTAAATAGGCAGTCTTTGTTAAAAAGTATACAGGCAGTTATACAATCGCAAGAAGCCTTACGGGCCGAAATTAGAATGATTGAGGATGAACCGAAGCTGTTCATCCATGATACCTATGTAGTGGGTATACCGATTATTGACCTGTCTTCGTATCCTTTGGAACAAAGGGAACAGAAACTGGCAGCCTTGATAGATGCTGAAGCGAACACCCCTTTCCAGATAATGAACGAGTCCCTGTCGAGATTTACTCTTATCCATGTTGGCGACGATGTACACATTTTATTGGGAAGTATGCATCATATTATCTCGGATGGTTGGTCGATTCATGTTTTTACAAAAGAACTGTTACGTTATTATCAGGAAATACAAGAACAGGGCGTCGTCGATATTGGAGAGCTGGATTACTCTTACACAAACTATCTGTTAGATCAAAAAGAGTGGCTGAGAAATGAGAACTCTGAATATGCAGAACAACTGTATTATTGGAAAGAAACTCTTGCAAATGAAACAGCACCGTTATCATTACCTATACAACTCTCACGTCCAGCTATTCAACGTTACCATGGAAAGACCATTGAGCAGCTTGTGACCGAGGACTTAACCGATAAAATCATGGAAGCAAGTAAGAACATGAAATCTACACCGTATATGTTTTTACTGTCTACATTTGCAGCTTTGCTGTTTCGTTATTCTGGACAGGATACTTTCCGTCTCGGAACTGTTCTAGCAAATAGAAATGTGCCGCAAACAGAGAAAATAATCGGCTATCTGGCAAATACGGTTATTCTATCCTTTGATTTCACAGAAGAGCTTACTTTTGATCAATTACTAGACAAGGTAAGGGGAACAGCGTTAGAGGCCCATGACAATCAAAATGTTCCCTTAGAAACGCTACTCCGTGAGATGAATGTAAGACATACTGCGGATATGTCACCTTTGTTCCAGATCGTTTTTACCATGCAAAATGCAGTACAACATCTATACCAGACTGATCAAATGAAGACCTACTTGCATATTGTCTCTAATCTGACCTCTAAGTACGATTTAAGTTTACATGTGTATGAAGAGGAGCACCAATTACGATTAAAGCTGGAATTCAATACAGACTTATTTGAAGAAGAGCAAATGAAAACATTTTTAGGCCATTATCTGAATTTTCTTCAGGTGATAACCAATGATAAGGTTC
- a CDS encoding ABC transporter ATP-binding protein, which produces MAVIELKNLTKKYNDVYAVDHLNIEVPEGHIYAFLGSNGAGKTTTIKMMTGQLNPSEGEVLFKGRNIWQDREARRIAGYAPDVPLLHEGLTAREMVRFVGALYDSEEDINKRVDTLLEHFELADKADQLIKEYSLGMKRKVSIACALIHRPKILLLDEVTNGLDPKATREVKNYIRHFAKEEGGTVFITTHILDIVEELADTISILHKGKVKVTGSMEELRQIAGNEEGRLEDIFLSAIE; this is translated from the coding sequence ATGGCAGTCATTGAGCTTAAAAACCTTACCAAAAAGTATAATGATGTCTATGCTGTTGATCATCTAAATATAGAAGTACCCGAAGGACATATTTATGCGTTTCTAGGTAGCAATGGAGCTGGGAAGACAACCACAATTAAAATGATGACAGGCCAATTGAACCCGTCTGAAGGCGAGGTTCTATTTAAAGGGCGCAATATCTGGCAGGATCGTGAGGCAAGAAGAATAGCGGGATATGCTCCAGATGTTCCACTTCTTCATGAGGGATTGACAGCCAGAGAGATGGTCCGTTTTGTGGGGGCTCTTTACGACAGTGAGGAAGATATAAATAAACGTGTAGACACATTGTTAGAACATTTCGAGTTAGCTGACAAGGCAGACCAACTTATCAAAGAATATTCATTGGGAATGAAACGAAAGGTCTCGATTGCTTGCGCATTGATTCATCGCCCAAAGATATTGTTATTAGACGAGGTAACCAATGGATTAGATCCAAAGGCGACCCGCGAAGTGAAAAATTATATTCGACACTTTGCGAAAGAAGAGGGGGGGACTGTATTTATAACCACCCATATTTTGGATATTGTTGAAGAGCTAGCTGACACTATATCCATTCTTCATAAAGGAAAAGTCAAAGTAACGGGAAGCATGGAAGAATTGCGTCAAATAGCAGGGAATGAAGAAGGCCGATTGGAAGACATCTTTTTATCCGCTATTGAGTAA
- a CDS encoding aldo/keto reductase: MDYVQLGSSELKCSRIGLGTWAIGGWAWGGTNEEDSIKAIHRAFDIGINTLDTAPVYGFGVSEEICGKAIKQYGQRDKIHIATKAGVEWVGEEGVYWCNATKQRIIQEFEDSLRRLQVDYIDLFQLHWPDPGIPLEETAEIFAQLFKEGKIRAIGVSNFSIEQLEQWQKVAPLHSSQTRLNLLQLEHKDTFRYCYENNINTITWGTLAQGLLTGKFSKDSTFAEDDLRHGYPLFAVEYFDQYLQAVERLKLIAQEKGKTVAQLAVRWTLDQPGVSLSLWGARKPAQLDEVSGVLGWSLSAQDLDQIDQIIKESIHDPFYDPTLGPPTKEEWQEMGVL; encoded by the coding sequence ATGGATTATGTACAATTAGGTTCATCTGAGTTAAAGTGCTCTCGTATTGGATTAGGAACATGGGCTATTGGTGGTTGGGCTTGGGGAGGTACAAACGAAGAAGATTCCATAAAAGCGATCCATCGTGCTTTTGATATAGGGATTAATACGCTAGATACCGCTCCCGTGTATGGTTTTGGTGTATCGGAAGAGATTTGTGGCAAGGCGATTAAACAATATGGCCAGAGAGATAAAATTCATATTGCTACCAAGGCTGGTGTAGAGTGGGTTGGAGAGGAAGGCGTATACTGGTGCAACGCGACCAAACAGCGAATTATACAAGAATTTGAAGATAGCTTACGGCGCTTACAAGTAGATTACATTGATCTCTTCCAGCTTCATTGGCCTGATCCGGGAATTCCGCTTGAAGAAACGGCAGAAATTTTTGCGCAGCTCTTTAAAGAGGGCAAAATTAGAGCGATTGGTGTAAGTAACTTTTCTATTGAACAATTAGAGCAGTGGCAAAAAGTTGCTCCACTTCACAGTAGCCAAACAAGACTTAATCTACTTCAATTAGAACATAAGGATACTTTCCGTTATTGCTATGAGAATAACATTAACACAATTACGTGGGGAACATTGGCACAAGGCTTATTGACAGGGAAATTCTCAAAAGACTCTACCTTTGCTGAAGATGATTTGCGACATGGATATCCATTGTTTGCAGTTGAATATTTTGATCAGTATCTACAAGCAGTGGAACGCTTAAAATTGATCGCTCAAGAAAAAGGGAAAACGGTAGCGCAACTAGCTGTACGCTGGACGTTAGATCAACCTGGAGTTAGCTTATCTCTTTGGGGAGCTAGGAAACCAGCCCAGTTAGACGAAGTATCTGGAGTACTGGGATGGTCTCTTTCTGCACAAGATCTAGACCAAATTGATCAAATCATAAAAGAATCCATTCATGATCCATTCTACGATCCAACATTGGGTCCGCCTACTAAAGAAGAGTGGCAGGAAATGGGAGTTCTGTAA